The window TCTTCCATCGGGCCGAACCGAAAGAACTGCGGGACAAGACCACCGTAGGCGTTGCCCGCGGGGTGCATCCCGGCGTCGATCTCGAACCTATCGATCAGCTGGGTGAGAGGCATACCGTCGATTCGTGGGACGACCTCGAGCACGCCACGATCGTCGCGACGCTGGTAGTCGAACCTGATCTCGTTCCTGGTCACCCCCTGATTCTTCCAGCTCGGCCTTTCACTCCTCCTGTGGCCGGCCAGAGCTGGGGCGGGCGACGAGCTCGAGGCTGTTGATCAGCTTCGAAGGTGCGTGGCGGGCGGACCTCAACTCTTGACGGCCTCTGCGATCTGCCGGGCGGCCTGGGCGGGCGTGAGGTGCGTGGTGTCGACGACCTCTGCCTCGCCGTGCAGCCACGTGCGGGCCGCCTCGGCGTAAGGCTCGAGGTACTTGAGACGGAATGGGGAGGGGCCAAGAACAGTGTCCCCCTCGATGCGCCCGCGGAGGGTGTCCTGGTCAGCGTGGAGGACGAAGTGCCGTACTGGAATGGCATGTTGGGTGAGGCCCGTGCTGATCTCGCGCCAGTACTGCTCGACCAGGACAGTCATGGGCATCACCAGAGTGCCGCCGGTGTAGTCGAGTACGCGGCGGGCGGTCTCGACTACGAGCGGCCGCCACGGCGGCCAGTGCTGGAAGTTGTCCGTCCCGGGCAGCCCCGGCTTGATGTCCATGAGTGTCTCGCCGACCTTCTCGGCGTCGAACACCCGTGAATCCGGGATCAGCTGCTGCACGAGTGCACTGGTCGTCGTCTTGCCTGCGCCGTGGGTGCCGTTGAGCCATACGATCATGAGACCCGACGTTACCGCTGTGCGGGCCGCAGGAACGGACGCAGCAGAAATCCGGCACGGCTTCGGCGTTTCTCAGGGTGGTGTCAACCACCAAGATCAGGTGTCACCTGTCTCGAAACGTCGCATGACCTCTGGCACGGGCCGGTTGTCATACCGGCCCTCTACCGTGGACTCGTCACATTGGCGCCTATGGCTGGGCGCAGCTACCGAACCGCCCCGCCCCCGGAACAGCGCCCGGGAGCGGGGCGGACGCGCGCCGGTCCCCGGCCGGCGTCTCGGGATGCGGGACCGCCTTCTTCGCGGCCGTACCTGCCCTGTTCGGTCGCCTCGGCTTCGGCGATCACGGCGGCCTGGAACGTTTCTGCCGCCTTACGTCACGGAGCCCGCACGCGAGCTTCTTCGTCGGCAGCAGGATGGCGACACCGCCACGGCCGACCGCTTCCGTGCCATGAGTGCTTTTCCGTACCCATAGGTGTATTTCCGTCAACTCCGCACGCGCGTCGCAGAAATGTTCATGCGTTCGGGTGCCGCTCGGTCATAATGCGTCGACCGGGGGGTGCGGAGACTTGTGCGTGACCCCGCGGAACTGGCGGTTCCTGAGGAACCACTTGATCTCCAGGGGGAGACTTGCACAGACATGTGAAGAGTGCGTGCGTATCCACCCTTGCCGCGGCAGCCGCCGTGGCGCTCGCGGCGGGCATGACCACCCCGGCCGTGGCGACAGCGGATCGCACGCAGGCGGGGGCCACGGGCACACAGTTCGTGGCCCCGCACCACATCACACTCATCACCGGTGACCGCGCCTCCGTGGACGCCAAGGGCCGTGTCGTGATGTTCGAGCCCGCCAAGGGGCGCGAACACATACCCGTGGCCACGCGGATACGCGACGGGCACACGCTGCTCGTTCCGATCGACGCACAGGGGCTGATCGCCGACGGCAAGCTCGACGAGCGGCTCTTCGACGTCACCGAGCTGAACCGCGCGGTGAACCGCAAGGCCCAGAAGGCGGGCCTGAAACTGATCGTCGGGTATCACGGCGCGCAGGCCGCAGCCGCCAAGGCCGAGGTCCGCGAAGCGGGCGGTACGAAGGTCCGCCGGACCTTGAAATCGCTGAACGCCGACGCGCTCACCACCCCGAAGGACGACGCCAAGGACATCTGGCAGGCGCTCACCAGCAAGCGCGCGGGCAGCGCCGAACGGGGCACGGCCTCCGGTGTCGACCGGGTCTGGCTGGACGGGGTGCGTCGGGCGAGCCTCGACAAGAGCGTGCCCCAGATCGGTGCGCCGGCCGCCTGGCAGGCCGGCTACACCGGCAAGGGTGTCAAGATCGCTGTCCTGGACACCGGTGTGGACGCCACCCACCCCGACCTCCAGGGTCAGATCCTCGCCGAGAAGAACTTCTCCACGTCGGCCGACGCCGTCGACCGCTTCGGACACGGCACCCATGTGGCGTCCATCGCGGCCGGCACGGGCGCCAAGTCGGACGGGAAGTTCAAGGGCGTAGCCCCGGATGCCAAGCTGCTGAGCGGCAAGGTGCTCGACGACAACGGCTACGGTGAGGACTCCGGCATCCTGGCCGGCATGGAGTGGGCGGCCGAGCAGGGCGCCGACATCGTCAACCTGAGCCTGGGCGGCGCCGACAGCCCCGAGATCGACCCGCTCGAAGCCGAAGTGAACAAGCTGTCGGCGGAGAAGGGCGTCCTGTTCGCCATCGCGGCGGGCAACGAGGGCGAGGGCGGGGCCGGCACGGTCGGCTCGCCGGGCAGCGCGGACGCCGCGCTGACCGTCGGCGCGGTCGACGACAACGACAAGCTGGCCGAGTTCTCCAGCCGCGGTCCGCGTATCGGCGACGGTGCGATCAAGCCCGATGTGACCGCACCTGGTGTGGACATCACGGCCGCTGCCGCACCCGGTTCCGTCATCGACCAGGAGGTCGGGCAGAACCCGCCGGGCTATCTGACGATCTCCGGTACGTCGATGGCGACCCCGCACGTGGCGGGCGCCGCGGCGTTGCTCAAGCAGGAGCACCCGGAGTGGAAGTACGCCGAGCTGAAGGGCGCGCTGACGGCGTCCACGAAGCCGGGCGCGTACACGCCGTTCGAGCAGGGTTCGGGCCGGATCGCCGTCGACCGGGCCATCGGCCAGAGTGTCGTGGCCGAACCGGTCTCGGTCGGCTTCGGGGTGCAGCAGTGGCCGCACACCGATGACACCCCGGTCACCAAGAAGGTGACGTACCGCAACCTCGGTACGACCGACGTCACCCTCGACCTGGCGGTGACGGCCACCGACCCGAAGGGCAAGCCCGCGCCGGCCGGCTTCTTCACCCTCGGTGCGGACAAGGTCACCGTCCCCGCGGGCGGTACCGCCGAGGTTTCGCTGACCGTCGACACCAAGCTCGGTGGCACCGTGGACGGCAGCTACTCCGCCTATGTCGTCGGCAGCGGCGGCGGCCAGACGGTCCGCACCGCGGCCGCGGTCGAGCGCGAGGCCGAGTCGTACACCGTGACGCTCAAGCACCTCGACCGGCAGGGGAAGTCCGCCGCGCTCTACGACACCAGTCTCGTCGGTATCGGCGGGGATGTGGCGGACGTGTGGCTCGACCCGACGGGACCGACCGGAACGGTGAAGGTCCGTGTCCCCAAGGGGGCCTACGCGGTCAACACCGGCATCTATGTGGACCGGACGGACTTCAGCAAGGGCGCCGACTGGATCTTCCAGCCGAAGCTGAGCGTCACCAAGGACGTCACCGTGACGCTCGACGCCCGGAAGACGAAGCCGGTGGACATCACCGTGCCCGACACGGCCGCGAAGTCGCAGTTCGCTTCGGCTGATGTCCAGTTCGAGACCGAGCAGAGCGGCTACGGCTTCGGCTGGTGGCTGGACTCGTTCAAGGGGTTCCGCACCGCGCATCTGGGCGCGCAGGTGACCGACGGCTCGCTGTCCCAGTTCTGGTCCGGTATCTGGGCCAAGGGCTCATCGACCGGCTACAACGTCGTGTTCGGCGGGCCGGTGAAGCAGGTCGCGACCGGCTACACCAAGAAGTTCACCACTGCTCAGCTGGCCAAGGTGAAGATCGGGCTCGGCGCCTCCGCCGCCGGGAAGACCGGTGGGATCGCACCGTGGGGCTACGTGCCCGGATCGTATTCCAACATCACTGTCCCGTCGGAGCAGAAGCTCCCCACCACCCGCACGCTCTATCTCTCGACTGCGAACAAGGTGAAGTGGAGCTTCGACTTCGAGCAGTACAGCGGGGTCGACTCCGACGGTTTCCCGGTGACCGACGCGTTCTACACGCTGGGTGCACCGCAGACCTTCGCGGCGGGCAAGAGCTACGGGAAGACCTTCAACACGGCTGTGTTCGGCCCGAGGATGGACAAGTCGTACGGTCTGTTCCGCGAGGGGAACGACCTCATCGGTGTGCTGCCGCTCTTCGCCGACGGCCAGACCCACGCCGGCTCGTCCGCCTACACCTCGGTGAAGACGTCGCTGTACCGCAACGGCACCAAGGTTGCCGAGAACGCGGATGCGCTGGACGGGCAGAGTTCCTTCAAGGTCCCTTCCGGTGACGCCGAGTACCGCCTCACGACCTCCGTGAAGCGATCGGCGAAGGTGGCGTCCGCGTCCTCCCGGATCGACGCCAGTTGGACGTTCCGGTCGAAGAAGACCTCTTCGGTCGCCAAGCTGCCGGCCTCCACTGTGCGCTTCTCGCCCACGATGGCCCTGGACAGCAAGGTCACTGCGGGCAGGACCGCGTCCGTTCCGGTGAAGGTGCTGGGTGCTGCCGCCGGTACGAACCTCAAGTCGCTGACGGTGTACGTCAGTTACGACGCCGGTAAGACCTGGAAGAAGGTCACCGTCAAGTCGGGCAAGGTCTCGGTGAAGAACCCGGCCAAGGGGAAGTCGATCTCCTACCGGGCCAATGTCACGGACAAGAAGGGCAACAAGTCGTCCGTGTCGATCTACAACGCCTACTACGGGAAGTGACGGCGCTCAGCCGCTGAACTCCGTGTGAGTGGCGCGTGATCCAAGGCGGCCTGCCGGACGGTCCTCCGTTCCGGCAGGCCGTTCGCGTGCGCGGAGGGCACGGTGCCGTGGTGCGGCCGCCGTGCCGGGCGCCCGGCACATCCACAAGTCACCGGCGCCGCTCAGGCTGACGAGTAACCGGCCGGGGACTCGTTCCCGGAGACCGAGGCCATGGCAGAGGACTCCGGTGACACGGGTCCGGGAGGCGGTGCCTCCGGCGCCGACCGGGACGGCGGCGACTCGATGACAGGCGGCGGGCTGGAAGGCTTCTCCGGGGAGGGCGGGGGATGCGGACCCGACGGCTCGGTGGCCGGGGACTCGGGGGTCGCAGATCCGGGGGACGGGGACCGGGGCGAGACGGACTCGGGGGACGGGGACTTCGACGTGTCCGAGGCCGGTGGACACGGCTCGGTGGACTTCCCCTCGGGGGCCGACGGGCAGGGCGACGGCGTGTGCTCGGCCGGCGGCTTCGTCTTCTTGTCGCTGCCGCCGGTGTCACCCGCATCGCGGGAGAACCAGCCGCCGCTCTTCGGGTCGTACATGACGAACTTCTTCACCACGCGCGGTGCGGGCTTCACCACCACGACGTTCGAGGAACGGTACCCGGGCCAGGGCTCACCTTTCACCTCGGGACCGCCCTTCAACGGGACCGGCTCGAGCAGCGGATTGCCGCACGCGCAGCGCACCCGCGGCACGCCGCGGTCGTCGACGAGCACGGCCGTACCGGCCTGAAGCACCGCCTGATAGCTGGTGGCGGAGCCGTCCCGGAACCCGTGGTTGGTGACCCGGGTGTCCAACCGCAACTGGACGGGGGTCAGCGTCCGCAGATAGGCGGGGACGTCGGACGGATCGATCCCCAGTACCCCGGCGAAGGCACTGTTCTTGTCCGGTTCGGCCGTCAGCGCCTTGATCTGCTTCTCCACGTCGCAGCCGGCGACCTTACGGGTCCCGCCGTACAGACCCGGGGTCGAGCCGTCCACGCCCTGCGTGACACCCACCCCGGTCCTGGTCGGGGTGGGCGCCGTGGTCGGTGTCGCCGGGTCGCTGCTGCGCGACGTCGAGTCGGTGAACGGGTCCTGTCCGGCCGATCCCGCCGGCTGCAGGAAGATTTCGCCGCGTGCCGTCGAACCGCCGTCGGGGCGGATGAAGACGACAGCCATCACGGCCACGGCGACAATCACGGCGGCGATCGTCGCCACCTTGGGCACGGACCGCCACCACGGGCGACCGGGGCCGCCCCCGGATCCGCTCGGGCCGCCGGGCCCCGAAGGCCCTCCCGCGCCGCCGGAGTCACCGCTGCTCGGCGGCCCGCCGGCGGAGTCGGACGGCGTGCCGGGAGGTGGTGGCACGGACGCCGGTTGCGTAGGGCCCGAGAGCGGGCCGGAAGGGGGGCCTGTCGGGCGGTCGGACGGCGGCGGTTGGCTGCTCACGGCCTCTTCTTCCCCACGTAAGGATCAGTCCCCCTTTGCTCCCGTGTGTGCTCATTGTGTGCGCGCGAGCGGCGCGCCTCGCAAGCTGACGCTGTCGGCCCCTCCCGAGGGGCGGTCCGCCCCGCGCCTGCCTAGCGTGGCAGCGTGAGCCAACAGGCATCCAGCGACCGCAGCCGTGCACCGAGACCCGCGCACGGCTGGGGTCACGCCCTCCTGACGGTGCTCGCCGGGCTGGTGGCCATGGTCGCCACGGCCGCCCTCGGCCTCTGGGCGGCGGGTGCGACCGGCCTGCCCGGCAGCGCCTTCCCGCGCGTCGTCGCGGCCGTCGTCGTGATGGCGGCAGGCGGATCCGTCGAGCTCTCGGGCAACGCAGGGGACCTCGCCAGGACCCATGCGGAGTTCTCGGTGCTTCCGCTGTCGGTGACCCTGGCCGGCGCCCTGGTGATCGCCGCGGGATTTCTGCGGCCGCTGCGCCACCGGGCCGTCGCGGGCACGCGCGAACTGGCCGGCTGGGCCGCCCGGGTGGCGGTGCTGTGGGCACTGGTTCTCATCGGCCTGTCGGTCCTGGCCAGAGCGACCTTCGACATTCCCGTGCGCGATGCGACCGACGCGGCCGTCGCGGACCTGCTGGGCGTCTCCCCGAAGGTCGGGTTCCGGACCGATATCCCCCTCACCTTCGTACTCGGCCTGATCTGGCTGGCCGGCATCCTCGTCCTGGCCCTGCTCGTGTCGCACAGTGCCCCGCTCCCGGGCCGCCTCGTGCGATTCCAGGAGTCGGTGCGCCCGGCCGCGTACGCGATGGTCGCGCTGCTGCTGGGGTACGTCGTCGTGGGTCTGGTGGTCGCACTCGTCGTCATGGCTGTCCGGGGGCACCCGGCCGACACGTTCGCCGTAATCCTCCTGGGGCTGCCGAACCTTGTCTGGCTCGCCTACACCCTGGGGCTCGGCGCGTCCTGGGAGGGGAAGGTGGACGGCCCCTTCGGGCTGCCGATGCCGCAGATGCTGGACTCGGTACTGCGTACGCCGGACATCTCCACGGTCAATGTCTCCACGCTCGCCGAACAGGACGGACGGGCGTGGTGGCTGGTCGTCGCCGCCGCCGTGCTGACCGTGGCTGCAGCGTTCCTCATGGCGGTCCGCTCACCGGCCCGGATACGGCCCTGGCAGCATGCCGTGCACATGGTGGTGGCGCTCGTCCTCACCGTGCTGACCATCTGTCTCGTCGCGAGGGTCTCCGCGCACTACGGCGTGTCGCTGCTCGGCATCGGAGATCTCGGCGGCGGCCTCGGCGGGGAGCTGACGCTGCGACCACGGCTGTTGTCCGCTCTCGCTGTCGCCGCCCTCTGGGGCCTGGTCACCGGCTTCCTCGGCGGTCTGCTCGCCTCCAGGGTCGACCGGCGCGGAGAAGTGCCGACGGACGGCTGAGACGGGCGCGACCGCAGCCGTCAGCGTACGAACCCCGGGAACACGGGAAGCGCCCAGTGCGGCGGCGTGGGCGGTGGTTCGGGCCCGGTGGCCCAAGCACCGATTCGCTGGTCCACCTGGGTCGGCGGATGGTCCTTTTGCACCGTGCTCCGCGCTGCCGAGCGCAGCGCGGCGACGAACTGCAGACAGGAGTCGTACCGGTCGTCAGGGCTCTTGGACAGGGCCTTTGCCAGGACGTCGTCGACGGCGGGCGGGAGATCGGGGCGCCGACCGGTCAGCGGTGGCGGCGGGTCGAACTGATGGGCCCACAACAGCGCCATGTCGTCGTCCCGCTGGAACGGCGGTACGGCAGCCATCGTCTCGAAGACCACACAGGCCAGGCTGTAGACATCGCACCGGCCGTCCACCGGGCGGCCGGAGATCTGCTCGGGTGCCACGTAGTCGAGCGTGCCGACGAACTGGCCCACCGAGGTGAACCCGGTCAGCGACAGCGACTTCTTCGTCAGCCCGAAGTCCGTGAGGTACACATGCTCCGGGTGGTCGCTGTCCGTGCCCGCAGCGACCAGGATGTTGCCGGGTTTGACGTCCCGGTGCACCAAGTCGTGGTCGTGTGCGGCGTCGAGCGCGGACGCCACCTGCGCGGCGATCCGGACCGCCGCCGCGATCTGCAACGGCCCCTGGCGGTCGATGAGGGCGCGCAGGTCCTGGCCGGCGACGTAACGCATCGCGATGTAGAGGATGCCCTCGGTCTCCCCGGCCTCGAAGACCGGCACGATATGCGGATGGTCGATCGCGGCGGCCACCCTCGACTCGTGGGTGAACCGCTTCCTGAAGGTGTCGTTGCGGGCGAGTTCGGGGGCGAGCAGCTTGAGCGCGACCGTCCGGTCCAGCCGCAGATCCCTGGCGCGGTACACGACCGCCATGCCGCCGCGGCCGATCTCGCTCTCCACCCGGTAACCCGCGATCTGCCTGCCGAGCAGGTCGGACGGTCGGCCCACGGGCAGCTCCGTGTCCTGACGCGGGTCGGGGGAGTGCGGTGGGCCCGGCGCGGGGGCTGGGCACATCATGGGTCACCCGTCCGGGTGGGCGGATGCGCGGTGTCCGACCGGGGCTCGTCGACGGACCCCAGGAGCTGCGTCGGCTCGGCATCGGCGGTATCCGCCGGGCGGTATGCGGCCGGCCGCGCGGGGTCGACGATCTGCGTCGGCTCAGGCTCCGGTGCGTGCACCTCGTCGGTCCCGGGGTGCACAGGGGCCTCGCTCGGGCGGCCTGGACCGGCCGAGGCCGCGTACGTACTCAGCTGCGTCCCTTCGCAGTACACCCAGCGCTCGTGCTCGGCGTCGTACAGCCACACCGCCTCGCCGTCGACGACCATGCCCACCCGCAGCCCCTGGGTACGACGGTGGAAGGTCCCCCCGTCGATCCGGCCCTCGGCCAGCGCCTCCGCGGCGCCCCGGTACCGGGCCAGCGACTCCTGGACCTGAGCCATCAGCGGCCGGGGGTCCGCGGTGCGTGCGAGCGGCTGTCCGGACTCCGGTGGGCCGTGTGGTACGGAGACGAGCAGCCGGCCGTCCACCCATGCCGACCAGCCGTTCGCGCACAGGATCCGCCCCCAGTCGCCGCGCCGGCCGACCAGCTGGACGGGGAGCAGCGGATCGAGCGGCTCGGCCGGCCGGGACATGTCGGGTGCCTCCCAGGCGGACATCCCGCCCGGGGGGACTACGTGTGTGGGGCGGAACTCCGGTGTCGCCATGGGCTCCCCGCCTCCGCTACTTCCGCATGATGACGGGCTCGTGCCGGCGGAGCAGCCGCGCCACCACCAGTCCGAAGACGACCGACAGCACCACCAGCATCCCCATGTTCAGCAGCCACGCTGCCGCGGAGTGGTCGAACAGCGGATCCGAGCTCACCTTTCCCGGCACGATCCTGCCGAGCTCGATGGTCCCGCCCATCGCCGCGAGCGCCCACCGGGACGGCACCAGCCACGCCACCTGCTCCAACCCGGGCACGCCGTGCAGCTTCAGCAGCGCACCGCAGAAGACCACCTGGACGATCGCGAGGAGCACCAGCAGCGGCATGGTGACCTCCTCCTTGCGCACCAGTGCGGAGACGACCAGACCGAGCATCATCGCCGTGAACGACAACAGGGCCACGGCCAGCGTCATTTCGACCAGCGGTGGCAGGAGAACGCCCTTGCCGCCCGGGGCGTTCAGATCGACGCCCGCCAGGCCGACGAGGGTCAGGACCACGGCCTGCAGTACCGTAATGGTGCCCAGGACGACCACTTTGGACATCAGATACGCCGATCTGGACAGCCCGACGGCACGCTCCCGCTGATAGATCGCCCGCTCCTTGACCAGCTCCCGTACGGCATTGGCGGCGCCGGTCAGCACGGCGCCCACGCAGAGGATCAGCAGCGCGTTGATCGCCGTGTCCTGGGTCAGCCGGCTGCCGGCCAGGGCCCGGGTCATCGCACCCATCACGAACGGCAGAGCGATCATGATGGCCAGGAAGGTCCGGTCGGCGCTCAGCGCGGCGGCGTACCGGCGGACCAGTGTCCGCAGCTGAGCGCCCCCGCTCCGGGTCTTCGGCGGCGGGGCGACCGGCGCGACCGCGGAGTGCGGCAGCCGGGGCTGCGCGGTGGAGTTCGCGATGTACTGCCGGTGGAACGGGGACGCGCGGTACTCCGCCGACCAATCCCGGTCCCGGTCGTTCTCGAAGGCCTCGAACGCCTCCGGCCACTGCTCGAACCCGAGGAAGGGGAGTGCATCGTCCGGCGGCCCGTAGTAGGCGGTCTTCCCGCCGGGGGCGAGCACCAGCAGCCGGTCGCAGACATCGAGGCTGAGCACACTGTGCGTGACGACGATGACCGTACGCCCGTCGTCGGCGAGCCCTCGGAGCATATGCATGACCGAGCGGTCCATGCCGGGGTCGAGCCCTGAGGTCGGCTCGTCGAGGAAGAGCAGTGACGGCTTCGTCAGCAGCTCCAGCGCGACGCTGACGCGCTTGCGCTGGCCGCCGGAGAGGCTGTGGATCGGCTGCTCCGTCCGCTTTTCCAGAGCCAGCTCACGTATCACTTCGGCGACCCGGGCCCGGCGTTCGGACGGGTCGGTGTCGTGCGGGAAGCGGAGCTCGGCGGCGTACCCGAGGGCGCGGTGCACGGTCAGCTGGGAGTGCAGGATGTCGTCCTGCGGGACGAGCCCGATGCGATGGCGCAGCTCGGCGTAGTCGTGGTAGAGGTCTCGGCCGTCGTAGAGGACGCTGCCCTCGTCGGCCGGCCGGAGTCCGGTCAGTGCGTTGAGAAGGGTGGATTTGCCGGAGCCACTCGGACCCACCACGCCGAGCAGACACTTCTCGCCCACCGGGAAGGAGACATCGTCGAGCAGGGTCTTGCGGCCCCCGTCCACGGTGACCGCCAGGTCCTGTACATCGAGGGAGACCTCACCGGTGTCGACGAACTCCTGCAGCACGTCGCCGACCAGAGAGAACTCGGAGTGACCGATGCCGACGATGTCACCGGCGGCGACCGGGGCGCGGCCGACCAGCTGGCCGTTGAGATACGTGCCGTTGTGCGAGCCGAGGTCGACGATCTCGTACGTGCCGTCCGGATGTGCCCGCAGTTCGGCGTGCCGGTGCGAGACGGTCAGGTCCTCGACGACGAGGTCGTTGTCGGCGCTGCGGCCGATGCGTACGGTGTGGACGGGCCGCGGCCGCACGGTGGTCGGCTGCCGGAACGTGCCGGTGGCCGCGGGCATGGAGACGGCCGACGGGCGGTCGGCCGGGTGCAGCGCGGGGGAGGCGGGTTCCTGGCCGACCAGCACGGCGCACGGCCCGTCCGCGGGGTGACCGAACCGGATGACGCTGCCGGGACCCACGCCCGACTCATGGATGCGCTTGCCCCCGGTGTACGTACCGTTCGTGCTGTTCTCGTCCTCCAGGGACCAGTGGTCGGCCACCGGCCGGAGCACCGCATGGTGCCATGACACCCGGACATCGTCGATGACGATGTCGCTCAGGGGGTCGCGGCCGACGTGGTAATCCCGGCTCGGACTCATCACCGTGGGTCCTGCATCGGTTTCGAGCACGAGTTCGGGCGCGGTCGACGTGACAGGCCGGTCTACCATGCTCGAATTCTATCTATTGGTCCCTTTGTGTGCTTGTGGGTCACTGCCGACATTTCCCGACGCAGCGGCGCGTACACCCGTCACCGCAGAGCCGCTTCCCGCGACGGCCGAGGTCACGGAAGCGGCACTGCTGTCTTCGTGAACGGACTCAGGCGCCCAGGGCCGCCGAGACGACCGCCTTGGCCTCGTCCTGCACCCGGCCGAGGTGATCGGAACCCAGGAACGACTCCGCGTAGATCTTGTAGACGTCCTCGGTGCCCGAGGGGCGGGCGGCGAACCAGGCGTTCTCCGTGGTCACCTTGATGCCACCGATCGGTGCGCCGTTGCCCGGAGCCGAGGTGAGCACCGCCGTGACCGGTTCGCCGGCCAGTGTGTCGGCTGTGATCTGCTCCGGCGAGAGCTTGGCGAGTACCGCCTTCTGCTCGCGATCGGCGGGGGCGTCGATGCGGGCGTACGCGGGCTCACCGAAGCGCGCGGTGAGTGCCGCGTA is drawn from Streptomyces sp. NBC_01717 and contains these coding sequences:
- a CDS encoding streptophobe family protein, whose translation is MSQQASSDRSRAPRPAHGWGHALLTVLAGLVAMVATAALGLWAAGATGLPGSAFPRVVAAVVVMAAGGSVELSGNAGDLARTHAEFSVLPLSVTLAGALVIAAGFLRPLRHRAVAGTRELAGWAARVAVLWALVLIGLSVLARATFDIPVRDATDAAVADLLGVSPKVGFRTDIPLTFVLGLIWLAGILVLALLVSHSAPLPGRLVRFQESVRPAAYAMVALLLGYVVVGLVVALVVMAVRGHPADTFAVILLGLPNLVWLAYTLGLGASWEGKVDGPFGLPMPQMLDSVLRTPDISTVNVSTLAEQDGRAWWLVVAAAVLTVAAAFLMAVRSPARIRPWQHAVHMVVALVLTVLTICLVARVSAHYGVSLLGIGDLGGGLGGELTLRPRLLSALAVAALWGLVTGFLGGLLASRVDRRGEVPTDG
- a CDS encoding S8 family peptidase, whose translation is MKSACVSTLAAAAAVALAAGMTTPAVATADRTQAGATGTQFVAPHHITLITGDRASVDAKGRVVMFEPAKGREHIPVATRIRDGHTLLVPIDAQGLIADGKLDERLFDVTELNRAVNRKAQKAGLKLIVGYHGAQAAAAKAEVREAGGTKVRRTLKSLNADALTTPKDDAKDIWQALTSKRAGSAERGTASGVDRVWLDGVRRASLDKSVPQIGAPAAWQAGYTGKGVKIAVLDTGVDATHPDLQGQILAEKNFSTSADAVDRFGHGTHVASIAAGTGAKSDGKFKGVAPDAKLLSGKVLDDNGYGEDSGILAGMEWAAEQGADIVNLSLGGADSPEIDPLEAEVNKLSAEKGVLFAIAAGNEGEGGAGTVGSPGSADAALTVGAVDDNDKLAEFSSRGPRIGDGAIKPDVTAPGVDITAAAAPGSVIDQEVGQNPPGYLTISGTSMATPHVAGAAALLKQEHPEWKYAELKGALTASTKPGAYTPFEQGSGRIAVDRAIGQSVVAEPVSVGFGVQQWPHTDDTPVTKKVTYRNLGTTDVTLDLAVTATDPKGKPAPAGFFTLGADKVTVPAGGTAEVSLTVDTKLGGTVDGSYSAYVVGSGGGQTVRTAAAVEREAESYTVTLKHLDRQGKSAALYDTSLVGIGGDVADVWLDPTGPTGTVKVRVPKGAYAVNTGIYVDRTDFSKGADWIFQPKLSVTKDVTVTLDARKTKPVDITVPDTAAKSQFASADVQFETEQSGYGFGWWLDSFKGFRTAHLGAQVTDGSLSQFWSGIWAKGSSTGYNVVFGGPVKQVATGYTKKFTTAQLAKVKIGLGASAAGKTGGIAPWGYVPGSYSNITVPSEQKLPTTRTLYLSTANKVKWSFDFEQYSGVDSDGFPVTDAFYTLGAPQTFAAGKSYGKTFNTAVFGPRMDKSYGLFREGNDLIGVLPLFADGQTHAGSSAYTSVKTSLYRNGTKVAENADALDGQSSFKVPSGDAEYRLTTSVKRSAKVASASSRIDASWTFRSKKTSSVAKLPASTVRFSPTMALDSKVTAGRTASVPVKVLGAAAGTNLKSLTVYVSYDAGKTWKKVTVKSGKVSVKNPAKGKSISYRANVTDKKGNKSSVSIYNAYYGK
- a CDS encoding serine/threonine-protein kinase, whose amino-acid sequence is MCPAPAPGPPHSPDPRQDTELPVGRPSDLLGRQIAGYRVESEIGRGGMAVVYRARDLRLDRTVALKLLAPELARNDTFRKRFTHESRVAAAIDHPHIVPVFEAGETEGILYIAMRYVAGQDLRALIDRQGPLQIAAAVRIAAQVASALDAAHDHDLVHRDVKPGNILVAAGTDSDHPEHVYLTDFGLTKKSLSLTGFTSVGQFVGTLDYVAPEQISGRPVDGRCDVYSLACVVFETMAAVPPFQRDDDMALLWAHQFDPPPPLTGRRPDLPPAVDDVLAKALSKSPDDRYDSCLQFVAALRSAARSTVQKDHPPTQVDQRIGAWATGPEPPPTPPHWALPVFPGFVR
- a CDS encoding FHA domain-containing protein — its product is MVDRPVTSTAPELVLETDAGPTVMSPSRDYHVGRDPLSDIVIDDVRVSWHHAVLRPVADHWSLEDENSTNGTYTGGKRIHESGVGPGSVIRFGHPADGPCAVLVGQEPASPALHPADRPSAVSMPAATGTFRQPTTVRPRPVHTVRIGRSADNDLVVEDLTVSHRHAELRAHPDGTYEIVDLGSHNGTYLNGQLVGRAPVAAGDIVGIGHSEFSLVGDVLQEFVDTGEVSLDVQDLAVTVDGGRKTLLDDVSFPVGEKCLLGVVGPSGSGKSTLLNALTGLRPADEGSVLYDGRDLYHDYAELRHRIGLVPQDDILHSQLTVHRALGYAAELRFPHDTDPSERRARVAEVIRELALEKRTEQPIHSLSGGQRKRVSVALELLTKPSLLFLDEPTSGLDPGMDRSVMHMLRGLADDGRTVIVVTHSVLSLDVCDRLLVLAPGGKTAYYGPPDDALPFLGFEQWPEAFEAFENDRDRDWSAEYRASPFHRQYIANSTAQPRLPHSAVAPVAPPPKTRSGGAQLRTLVRRYAAALSADRTFLAIMIALPFVMGAMTRALAGSRLTQDTAINALLILCVGAVLTGAANAVRELVKERAIYQRERAVGLSRSAYLMSKVVVLGTITVLQAVVLTLVGLAGVDLNAPGGKGVLLPPLVEMTLAVALLSFTAMMLGLVVSALVRKEEVTMPLLVLLAIVQVVFCGALLKLHGVPGLEQVAWLVPSRWALAAMGGTIELGRIVPGKVSSDPLFDHSAAAWLLNMGMLVVLSVVFGLVVARLLRRHEPVIMRK
- a CDS encoding DUF6777 domain-containing protein, which translates into the protein MSSQPPPSDRPTGPPSGPLSGPTQPASVPPPPGTPSDSAGGPPSSGDSGGAGGPSGPGGPSGSGGGPGRPWWRSVPKVATIAAVIVAVAVMAVVFIRPDGGSTARGEIFLQPAGSAGQDPFTDSTSRSSDPATPTTAPTPTRTGVGVTQGVDGSTPGLYGGTRKVAGCDVEKQIKALTAEPDKNSAFAGVLGIDPSDVPAYLRTLTPVQLRLDTRVTNHGFRDGSATSYQAVLQAGTAVLVDDRGVPRVRCACGNPLLEPVPLKGGPEVKGEPWPGYRSSNVVVVKPAPRVVKKFVMYDPKSGGWFSRDAGDTGGSDKKTKPPAEHTPSPCPSAPEGKSTEPCPPASDTSKSPSPESVSPRSPSPGSATPESPATEPSGPHPPPSPEKPSSPPPVIESPPSRSAPEAPPPGPVSPESSAMASVSGNESPAGYSSA
- a CDS encoding ATP-binding protein, with the protein product MIVWLNGTHGAGKTTTSALVQQLIPDSRVFDAEKVGETLMDIKPGLPGTDNFQHWPPWRPLVVETARRVLDYTGGTLVMPMTVLVEQYWREISTGLTQHAIPVRHFVLHADQDTLRGRIEGDTVLGPSPFRLKYLEPYAEAARTWLHGEAEVVDTTHLTPAQAARQIAEAVKS